The Anaerolineales bacterium genome window below encodes:
- a CDS encoding sigma-70 family RNA polymerase sigma factor, translating to MTEDKRSPKGPRPEKDEEALIQKAKYDRQAFGELYERYLQKIYTYLYYRTGNHADAEDLTSKVFHKAFVHLPGYEPLGLPFSAWLYRIAHNILANWYRDQGRRRVVSLDEAVRHTADEGTGSSAEKTLEREALLRLLRQLPEEKQQVVILKFAEGYSNAEIGKIMGRSEGAIKSLYHRTLLILREKWIIEK from the coding sequence ATGACAGAGGACAAACGTTCCCCCAAAGGTCCGCGTCCGGAGAAGGATGAAGAAGCATTAATCCAAAAGGCAAAATACGATCGGCAGGCCTTCGGGGAGTTGTACGAACGCTACCTCCAAAAGATCTACACCTACCTATACTATCGGACAGGCAACCATGCCGACGCGGAGGATTTAACTTCGAAGGTTTTTCACAAGGCGTTCGTGCATCTGCCGGGGTACGAACCGCTCGGCCTGCCCTTCTCGGCTTGGCTGTATAGGATCGCCCACAACATCCTGGCGAATTGGTATCGAGACCAAGGGCGCCGGAGAGTCGTAAGTTTGGATGAGGCGGTCCGCCACACCGCGGATGAGGGCACCGGTTCCTCGGCGGAAAAAACTCTGGAACGGGAAGCCCTGTTGCGACTCCTCCGACAGCTGCCGGAGGAGAAACAGCAGGTGGTTATTCTGAAATTCGCGGAAGGGTATTCCAACGCCGAAATCGGAAAGATCATGGGGCGTTCGGAAGGCGCGATCAAAAGCCTCTACCATCGTACTCTTCTCATCCTGAGGGAAAAGTGGATAATAGAGAAATAA